One window from the genome of Lepisosteus oculatus isolate fLepOcu1 chromosome 21, fLepOcu1.hap2, whole genome shotgun sequence encodes:
- the psma1 gene encoding proteasome subunit alpha type-1: protein MFRNQYDNDVTVWSPQGRIHQIEYAMEAVKQGSATVGLKSKTHAVLVALKRAQSELAAHQKKILHVDNHVGISIAGLTADARLLCNFMRQECLDSRFVFDRPLPVSRLVALIGSKTQIPTQRYGRRPYGVGLLIAGYDDMGPHIFQTCPSANYFDCKAMSIGARSQSARTYLERNMEKFIDCNLNELVQHGLRALRETLPAEQDLTTKNVSIGIVGKDLEFTIYDDDEVAPFLEGLEERPQRKVAQPPEEPAGGKADEPMEH, encoded by the exons ATG TTCCGTAATCAGTATGACAACGATGTCACTGTTTGGAGCCCTCAG GGACGTATTCATCAGATTGAATATGCCATGGAGGCAGTGAAACAGGGTTCTGCCACTGTGGGCCTTAAGTCCAAGACTCATGCTGTTCTTGTAGCTCTGAAG AGAGCTCAGTCTGAGCTAGCTGCTCACCAGAAGAAGATTCTTCATGTTGACAACCACGTGGGCATTTCTATTGCGGGTCTTACTGCTGATGCAAGACTTTTGTG TAACTTCATGCGTCAGGAGTGCCTTGACTCTAGGTTTGTGTTTGACCGGCCTCTTCCTGTTTCCCGCCTGGTGGCTTTGATTGGAAGTA AAACCCAGATTCCAACACAGCGATATGGAAGGAGACCCTATGGTGTTGGGTTGCTTATTGCTGGTTATGAT gATATGGGGCCTCACATCTTCCAGACATGTCCATCGGCAAATTACTTTGACTGTAAAGCCATGTCCATTGGAGCCCGTTCCCAGTCTGCTCGCACTTACCTGGAAAGAAACATGGAGAAATTTATTGACT GCAATTTGAACGAACTTGTCCAGCATGGTCTCCGTGCTTTAAGAGAAACCCTCCCTGCTGAGCAGGACCTTACTACAAAG AATGTCTCCATTGGAATTGTTGGCAAAGACCTGGAGTTTACTATCTATGATGATGACGAAGTTGCACCGTTCCTCGAAGGCCTTGAAGAGAGACCCCAGAGAAAG GTTGCACAGCCGCCTGAAGAGCCAGCAGGAGGAAAAGCTGATGAGCCCATGGAGCACTGA